One genomic region from Agelaius phoeniceus isolate bAgePho1 chromosome 25, bAgePho1.hap1, whole genome shotgun sequence encodes:
- the INKA2 gene encoding PAK4-inhibitor INKA2: MEQHLRRLRQELLSMKEVGDGLHEQMNCMMGALQELKLLQVQTALEHLELSGRRSPAGQRRCCQGSAGPGQEPGPGAARGRCPPRPARPVPLPAGPCQPAAAPESQRPADGPCCSQSLCGEAVCPPQGPRWVPRAPEPGQGTAGARPPCRECPACDEGHDWTSSLMSQSRNRQPLVLGDNIFADLVGNWLDLPELDKKGEKGEGSLSASRSQELCRKFSLTANIFKKFLRSVRPDRDRLLKEKPCWLPPEDKRPQISKRSKKINKLKGTFYLPLHGNLQSHHSKAERCPRAEGHGEHPKMGTRKVPDPRDYSQGFDINTAVWV, translated from the coding sequence CTATCCATGAAGGAGGTGGGTGACGGGCTGCACGAGCAGATGAACTGCATGATGGGcgccctgcaggagctgaagctgctgcaggtgcagaCGGCCCTGGAGCACCTGGAGCTCTCGGGGCGCCGCAGCCCCGCggggcagcgccgctgctgccagggcagcgcGGGGCCCGGGCAGGAGCCAGGGCCGGGGGCCGCCCGGGGACGCTGCCCCCCGCGCCCGGCGCGTCCCGTGCCGCTGCCAGCCGGGCCGTGCCAGCCTGCTGCGGCCCCGGAGAGCCAGCGGCCTGCGGACGgcccctgctgctcacagagccTCTGCGGGGAGGCCGTGTGCCCCCCTCAAGGACCTCGCTGGGTGCCCCGGGCACCGGAGCCCGGCCAGGGCACGGCCGGGGCACGGCCGCCGTGCCGGGAGTGCCCGGCCTGCGACGAGGGCCACGACTGGACCTCGTCCCTGATGTCGCAGAGCAGGAACCGGCAGCCGCTGGTGCTGGGCGACAACATCTTCGCAGACCTGGTGGGCAACTGGCTGGACCTGCCCGAGCTGGACAAGAAGGGGGAGAAGGGCGAGGGGTCCCTGTCCGCGAGCAGgtcccaggagctctgcaggaagTTCTCCCTCACGGCCAACATCTTCAAGAAGTTCCTGAGGAGCGTCCGGCCGGACCGCGACAGGCTGCTCAAGGAGAAGCCTTGCTGGCTCCCTCCTGAGGACAAACGGCCCCAGATCTCCAAGAGGTCCAAAAAGATCAACAAACTCAAGGGGACGTTTTACCTGCCCCTTCACGGGAACCTGCAGAGCCATCACAGCAAAGCAGagaggtgcccaagggcagagGGCCATGGTGAGCACCCCAAAATGGGCACCAGGAAAGTGCCCGACCCCAGAGACTACAGCCAGGGCTTTGACATCAACACGGCTGTGTGGGTGtga